Proteins found in one Homalodisca vitripennis isolate AUS2020 chromosome 4, UT_GWSS_2.1, whole genome shotgun sequence genomic segment:
- the LOC124359057 gene encoding facilitated trehalose transporter Tret1-like isoform X2 — MADLQYTAVDGGKCVGTNEPNTRRVHLYTSVAILNIIYVILGTTFTWSSPMLIKLQLSGADASTVASGLTVGGMVGPFMSGMLMDRLGRKGTAVIAMGLVTSSYTLLTFTRTVWILAAGRFLGGMSFAITFSAVPTYVAEISEDSVRGVLNTLNMISIASGGLLMFSVAPFVSYRLIHYIMLGICAMFFLLCPLLPESPYTLVMKNRIGKAKHVLTWLREKRPESVVETELQIIQKAVAESEAESSSVVDLFTSRGSRRAFTTCCVLFALQQLAGITVIVYYLQTIFEMTGAAISSSTSSTVVGAIKFWAGFACPLAVKNFGYKKPLIVSALGAALGMGGLGVFFSLKLNGFEVHHLNWLPIMSVIVYMSFFIAGFANIPWAMSGELFATNVKPIATCLLTVLSSFFAFLMTKLFPNMIQLFGLDYLFLACSFFNFATAAFVAFSVKDTCGLSFLEIQELMSGRKRADILLHRAQ, encoded by the exons ATGGCTGACTTGCAGTACACCGCTGTAGATGGAGGAAAGTGTGTAGGGACCAATGAACCCAACACACGACGGGTCCATCTCTACACGAGTGTCGCCATTT taaacataatttatgtaattcTTGGAACAACGTTCACCTGGTCATCGCCGATGCTGATAAAGCTGCAGTTGTCCGGTGCTGATGCCAGCACGGTGGCGTCAGGATTGACTGTTGGAGGTATGGTCGGTCCCTTCATGTCAGGGATGCTGATGGACAGATTGGGTCGCAAAGGGACTGCGGTTATAGCGATGGGCCTGGTCACCTCGTCCTACACGTTACTCACCTTCACGAGAACAGTCTGGATACTGGCAGCAGGAAGGTTCTTAGGTGGAATGTCCTTTGCCATAACGTTCTCAGCCGTACCTACTTACGTTGCTGAGATTTCAGAA GACTCAGTCCGTGGAGTGCTGAACACGCTGAACATGATCTCGATCGCCTCCGGAGGTCTGTTGATGTTCTCTGTCGCCCCGTTTGTCAGTTATCGCTTGATCCACTACATCATGCTCGGAATCTGCGCCATGTTCTTTCTGCTGTGTCCGCTTCTACCAGAGTCACCCTATACGTTAGTGATGAAAAACCGAATCGGCAAAGCTAAACACGTCCTCACTTGGCTCAGGGAGAAGAGACCGGAGTCGGTCGTCGAAACAGAGCTTCAAATTATACAG AAAGCCGTAGCTGAGAGTGAAGCAGAATCAAGTTCTGTCGTAGATCTGTTCACTTCCAGAGGGAGTCGGCGCGCCTTTACAACCTGCTGCGTGCTGTTCGCTCTGCAGCAACTGGCGGGTATCACAGTCATCGTCTACTACCTGCAGACGATCTTCGAGATGACGGGAGCCGCGATCTCCAGCAGCACCTCGTCCACCGTAGTCGGCGCCATCAAGTTTTGGGCGGGTTTCGCGTGTCCGCTGGCCGTCAAGAACTTCGGCTACAAGAAACCGCTGATCGTGTCCGCGCTCGGCGCAGCTTTGGGAATG GGTGGTCTGGGTGTATTTTTCTCATTGAAATTGAACGGGTTCGAAGTTCACCACCTCAACTGGTTGCCGATTATGAGCGTCATTGTTTACATGTCCTTTTTTATTGCAG GATTTGCAAACATCCCATGGGCCATGAGTGGTGAGCTGTTTGCCACCAATGTGAAACCCATCGCGACATGTCTCCTCACGGTCTTGTCCTCCTTCTTCGCCTTCCTCATGACCAAACTGTTCCCCAACATGATCCAGTTGTTCGGCTTGGACTACCTCTTCTTGGCCTGCTCGTTCTTCAACTTCGCCACTGCGGCTTTCGTCGCGTTCTCAGTCAAAGACACCTGTGGCCTGTCGTTCCTCGAGATCCAAGAACTGATGAGTGGGCGAAAGAGGGCTGATATTCTGCTGCATCGTGCACAATGA
- the LOC124359057 gene encoding facilitated trehalose transporter Tret1-like isoform X1 codes for MADLQYTAVDGGNCVGTNEPNTRRVHLYTSVAILNIIYVILGTTFTWSSPMLIKLQLSGADASTVASGLTVGGMVGPFMSGMLMDRLGRKGTAVIAMGLVTSSYTLLTFTRTVWILAAGRFLGGMSFAITFSAVPTYVAEISEDSVRGVLNTLNMISIASGGLLMFSVAPFVSYRLIHYIMLGICAMFFLLCPLLPESPYTLVMKNRIGKAKHVLTWLREKRPESVVETELQIIQKAVAESEAESSSVVDLFTSRGSRRAFTTCCVLFALQQLAGITVIVYYLQTIFEMTGAAISSSTSSTVVGAIKFWAGFACPLAVKNFGYKKPLIVSALGAALGMGGLGVFFSLKLNGFEVHHLNWLPIMSVIVYMSFFIAGFANIPWAMSGELFATNVKPIATCLLTVLSSFFAFLMTKLFPNMIQLFGLDYLFLACSFFNFATAAFVAFSVKDTCGLSFLEIQELMSGRKRADILLHRAQ; via the exons ATGGCTGACTTGCAGTACACCGCTGTAGATGGAGGAAACTGTGTAGGGACCAATGAACCCAACACACGACGGGTCCATCTCTACACGAGTGTCGCCATTT taaacataatttatgtaattcTTGGAACAACGTTCACCTGGTCATCGCCGATGCTGATAAAGCTGCAGTTGTCCGGTGCTGATGCCAGCACGGTGGCGTCAGGATTGACTGTTGGAGGTATGGTCGGTCCCTTCATGTCAGGGATGCTGATGGACAGATTGGGTCGCAAAGGGACTGCGGTTATAGCGATGGGCCTGGTCACCTCGTCCTACACGTTACTCACCTTCACGAGAACAGTCTGGATACTGGCAGCAGGAAGGTTCTTAGGTGGAATGTCCTTTGCCATAACGTTCTCAGCCGTACCTACTTACGTTGCTGAGATTTCAGAA GACTCAGTCCGTGGAGTGCTGAACACGCTGAACATGATCTCGATCGCCTCCGGAGGTCTGTTGATGTTCTCTGTCGCCCCGTTTGTCAGTTATCGCTTGATCCACTACATCATGCTCGGAATCTGCGCCATGTTCTTTCTGCTGTGTCCGCTTCTACCAGAGTCACCCTATACGTTAGTGATGAAAAACCGAATCGGCAAAGCTAAACACGTCCTCACTTGGCTCAGGGAGAAGAGACCGGAGTCGGTCGTCGAAACAGAGCTTCAAATTATACAG AAAGCCGTAGCTGAGAGTGAAGCAGAATCAAGTTCTGTCGTAGATCTGTTCACTTCCAGAGGGAGTCGGCGCGCCTTTACAACCTGCTGCGTGCTGTTCGCTCTGCAGCAACTGGCGGGTATCACAGTCATCGTCTACTACCTGCAGACGATCTTCGAGATGACGGGAGCCGCGATCTCCAGCAGCACCTCGTCCACCGTAGTCGGCGCCATCAAGTTTTGGGCGGGTTTCGCGTGTCCGCTGGCCGTCAAGAACTTCGGCTACAAGAAACCGCTGATCGTGTCCGCGCTCGGCGCAGCTTTGGGAATG GGTGGTCTGGGTGTATTTTTCTCATTGAAATTGAACGGGTTCGAAGTTCACCACCTCAACTGGTTGCCGATTATGAGCGTCATTGTTTACATGTCCTTTTTTATTGCAG GATTTGCAAACATCCCATGGGCCATGAGTGGTGAGCTGTTTGCCACCAATGTGAAACCCATCGCGACATGTCTCCTCACGGTCTTGTCCTCCTTCTTCGCCTTCCTCATGACCAAACTGTTCCCCAACATGATCCAGTTGTTCGGCTTGGACTACCTCTTCTTGGCCTGCTCGTTCTTCAACTTCGCCACTGCGGCTTTCGTCGCGTTCTCAGTCAAAGACACCTGTGGCCTGTCGTTCCTCGAGATCCAAGAACTGATGAGTGGGCGAAAGAGGGCTGATATTCTGCTGCATCGTGCACAATGA